Part of the Chelmon rostratus isolate fCheRos1 chromosome 10, fCheRos1.pri, whole genome shotgun sequence genome is shown below.
TTGGTAGCATTTGTTGTTAATGGTTGTGGATAACACTGCTGTGAAACTGTCTCCAAATTGTCTCATAGACCCAGACTGAGATTGCTATAATATCAATAATTTCCATTAATTCTATATGGACGGCTCaaaattaatggaaatgaattcattaatagTGTTCCTGGTGTTGATTTGACCCTTTTCTCTAAGGGGATTAGTGGAATTTAGATGTCAGATGCCTTCAGTTATTGtttaattcagctgtttttcctaAATTTGGCAGCACCTGCAGAGGATTTCATGGAGAAGCTATCTTCGTGCGTTCAGGTGCTGTGACCTCAGCTAACTGTGACCGGGATGAGTTGATGCCTGGTCCCGCTGGTGATCGTGTGTAGTCAGTGACTTCACTGCAGTGAAGTTGGGATGgatgcaggaggagggagacagaagttTTCTTACGCCCAGTTTGTCTAAATTGAGTTTCCTCGTTCTCtgttataaaaagaaaacatgttgcCAAACTCCcttcaaaacaacagaaattaaAACTGTTCATCTGTATTGCAAAGCCTCGCTTGTATGGAAGTCAAATCCAGTCCGTCCTCTGACTCATGAAGAACTATTCTGTAATTCGGCCTGAACAGAGGGTCGAAATAACCTAAAGCAGCTAACTGGTTAACACTGTCTGCTTCCAACCAGCAGGTTAAAGGTCTCCAGTTGTCTGTGCGACGAGCGGCAACGTTACTCAAATAACGTTTCGTTACCTTTCACTGAACTGTACTGAAAAGCACGTTTATAGAGAGACGTAGCGAACTGAACAGCAGGACTTGAGTCAGAAATATGCTGAATATTGatattaaaatataattatGTTTGTCGATAATGAAGTCAGCTGTAACTCCATATTTTCAACAGAGTTTGACTTTTCACTGTATGGACTTTCTGTAATGTAATTGCGCTAACTTTCACATTTTCGCGGACAGCAGCTGAGTAATGTACAAATACTGAAAGCGACAAAGTACAACTGCCGTTTACGTGAACTCAATTATCGTTAACTAGCTAGCACGTtagaagagagagacagtcagctAGTTGGAGACGTTGTATGATGTTAGAACAAGAAACCACGTGGCAGATTGATAAACTAGCTGCATGTGTTGTGACTTACCTCTTAAAGTGGCGAAAGTCATGTTCTTTCCTCATTTTCCTGTcgataaaatgaaaaacacaaataaaatccGCTCGTTCGCATCGTTGTCTCTGAAAGGTTAGCAGTTTGAATAAATTCAGGCTAACGTTGCGGTTCACAGACAGTTAATGGTAAGTTATTGCAAAATAAAGTCTTAGGAGGGATGAAAACGTGTCCCCTGTACTAATAACtatacacaacaacaaagaaagcaGCCAAAGACAAGAGAAAAGTAAAGCGCTCCTCGCCCTCCCTCTCAGGGCAATTAATGTCAAGTCTGCCAGAAAATATTTGACTTCCGGTTATAGTTTCCAAAATAAAATTCTTAAATGGTCACCGCAAATAACATATTTTTAGTGTAACCCGGTTAAGGCAGAtgtcttttcattaaaaattgCAGACAGGGCTATGTCGTTCTAGTTCAGTCAGtttcttaaaaatgtgattattttgtaCAGGCAAATGGTCTGAGGAGGGTGCATCACCTCCAGTACATTACATTCAGTCTCAATGAACAGTAGCACATGTGAAACCCAAAATTCAACTctaaaatgaattatttttgttcatgaagtttcatgaaaaaagaaacacagtgcCTGTGCATGAAACCATGCACAAATCATTATCTGTTAGataaaattaattttattatatattatttcatCAATGTCTGTctatcacatctgtctgtgtgcgtcaGATCAGTCCTCCAtggctgcctgcctgcagcGTACTGTGCATGGCTAAAGAAAACTACAACAGGCATAATTCATGCAGACTACACACTTTAAAAATTTAAAAGGCTACCCTGCAGTCCCTGCTGTGGCCGGAGGAGAGTCCGTCTAAGGGCAAGACCAAAAGAGTGTTTCACAGATATCactatttcatgtttcatgagGCTATAACTAGTCAAAACTTGGGTTTAAACCAAGATCCAAAACAAGATTCGGGATTCAGGACAACTGTACTTTGGGACTGCTCTGAAATTTTCACAAcaagaaaatgtgttaattcCAATCTAAAGCATCAAAATCAGCATACGATATGGGCTTAATGCACTAATTGTGTAGTACTGTAGTGATTAATCGCTGTCAACTATGTAAGAATTCAAGGTTGGCCAACATCAGAGTTGTTGGAGGTGATCAATGATAGCTACACCTACTCTGCCCACTTATATCCTTTGAAATGTCTATCCTAATTTTTAGAGACAGATGTGTAATTTATTGTAAGTACTAATACGGTATCTGTCTTAAATATAACTAATTTTCCAGTCAAGCCGTTTGACTTCCGGTTCTGCTCTGAGTGTTTCTGTCGAGCTTGACGCAGTCGCAGCGGTGAGAAAGTTTGGTCGAATCCTCCCGATCCAAGAGGGAAGACGTCATCACATCAACTCCTGCAGCTGTCAACGACCGACAGATACTGTTGTCTTCAAGTGTCCTCGGAAATATTCACACTGTGCTATGAGCTGCACCTGCGCGACTCCACGACTCAGTCAATATGACTAGGACTTTATTTTAACCTATAAAGTAGCGAGATGTGCTGTTGGTGCAGCAAAGTGGTAGAAACTGTTGAAGAAACCgttgtgaaaacacattataAAAGTGACGTGTCCATTCAGTTGCTTCCAAACAGTCTAATAAATGTCTATTTTGCAGAATTTTCATGCTCACAAAACATTTGTTGCGCTGTTTCAGACAAGCCATGGACACAAAGCTGTGGCCTAAAGGAAGTATTTGTCTTGAACTCCCATTAATTCCAAATAGATCCCTGATCCTGGGCTGGATCTTCATCCCTGAAACAAGGTCAAATGTGAACTCAGTCCAGCTAAAGCATATGCTGACTTTGCCAGTTTTGATGTTCAATAATATGAGGGGGGAAATGGCAGACATCACGGACAGTCTGTCAATAAGTAATGGTAAAAGCCATACATTATGCAACAGCTCAGACTAATATCTTCATTAAATTTGCATGACTAAGCATTTTTTATGTCTTAAGTGTAAATCTTACGTCTATTTTAAGTGATATTAAAGTTCAAAAGGGCCTGTGGTTTCCAAATATAGGCTAATATAGGATTTTGATCATTTATAATCCTATAGGATTGACGATTGATAATTGATGAATTATCATAATATTACAATTCTACAGGATTATAAATTTGCTTGTGTTCTTTGAAAATTCTATATACCTTTCAATCAAATTAACTGCTTCTTAAAGAAGTGCTGACTGACTCGAGCCTTTAAGTTCCTTCTTTTTCAAATAAGTATGGTATAAGTGGAGAtacaaaaaaggagagaagattGCAAACTCCATCTCCTCTGAGGAGAGGtcatgaaagagacagagagattaAGAGAAGCATGGAGGGGACAGATAGAACAAGAGATTAGTAAGATCAATACAAGGCACAGTGTATATCTGCTGACACATTTATCACGAGAGATTCAAGGACTTACTAATTATGTTGCTGTGAAAATCGTCAATGTTCTATTTTCTGGCTGAAACAATGTAGCTCTAAAACCCTCAGCTTGACTGATCCACTGACTTCACTAGTCTATTATTACAGCGTATGCTTCAGTTAATTTTCTTTATGCTGGTCAAGTAATTTGAAACAGTGCACGACAGCAAAGACAGCAGGGTGGACCAGATGTAAAGCTTCAGCATTCAAGagtaacaaaacaacagatgacTCATCTACTGTATGTCTTCACATTAATTTCCTTCCTTAGCTACTCTGATGTTTTCCCATGAGAGGTGTTGAACTATTacctataacacacacacacacacacacacacgcacgcacgcacgcacgcacgcacgcacgcacgcacgcacacacacacacacacgcacgcacacacacacgcacacacacacacacacacacacacgtaacatttctacagcagcccatGTTAAAGAGGGAGAACTTTCTATGATCAGCTATGAAAGAAAACTAGATTTTTCTTTTGGAGTTTTCCTAATTTTTCACAGCTAACTCAAGGCCCTGTATCAAAATTGGTCTTTTTTAAGTATaatattctgtttctgtcctccatCACTTACATGACGAGCACATTATGAAGGGACCTTCCACTGATCAGTATGAAGAGGCAGATTGTTTACAGCAGGCTAAGACGTGTGTCTTGTCCctgacaaacaaataaagaaaacctCAGAACTGCCACttgttatttcacattttatttctttcacatGATGTTCCTCCATTTGTATACACATACTGTCATGAACAAGTCAAGTGGATCAGATGTGCAGATGTTACACAGTGAAGACAATTAGCAAAAAGTTTCTTCTTCCAAACGAGAGAACATAAGTGTCTTCAAAGGTCTGTTTCTTtaacatttgttcttttttcagaGTTATTGTGAGGAACAAATGTACAAGCTTTTCTATATCACAGAACAGAGTGTTAACCGAGTGGAGGTCGGATCTGAGAGAGTTTACTCGGTCTTCAAGCCCTCCTTGATGAGGTTGAGCTCATAGCACAGGGTCTCAAAGCGATATGCCATACGGATCTGGGCCACGTTGGTCTTGCGGATGTCGTTGCCCTCTGGACCCTCCTTCAGGTAGTCGTGACCGAGGTAGTGACTCTTCTCCTGGAACACAGGAGAAAACCACAAGAACGTTTTGGCGCGATATAAAATCCCCGCTACGTGGAACACAATGCATAATCTCTGCGATTCAAGAGCAGGCAGCACGGTGTGAGGATAGAAtctgtgtctgtcagaggaTTTAACACAAAGCTTTTAAgtgcagaaacaccacagcaaTTATTGTTTTGCACCAAAGCTGTtgccaatttaaaaaaaaaaaaagaaacgtaTAACAAGCTAtttattaaatgtgttaaaaagcCAACAAAGCATCACCACAATTAAAGCTCTCCCTCAGGTGTGTTACCTCGTCAGACAGGGCACTCTGCAGCACACTGTTCCTCGAGATCTCGCACATGTCACAGGTACTGAGCTTGAAGACCTGGGCTGCGATGGCGTACTCTTCCATCAGGGGTTCCTGTGGACGTTAAGGCCAAGATTTACACTCTGATGTTTTGATCAGTCCTACTTGGAATTACTGGAGGCTCAGTAGAGGCCTTGTAGATGCAGCTACCACCAGCTACACTGCATATGTTCTCCATGAGCTGTGGAAGGACTGTGTATGCTCCTTATATGGCATAAACCTGTTTATGTATTTACATTCAATGCACGCTGTACTCTATCTCTGTTTGAGTGTGCTGTAAATGACTTTGCACCTAGGCCATTcgtctgcatacacacacaatacaataGTATTTATCCACAGTGCAGTGTGAGTCTGCATTATCATCAAAGGCCCTGTCCCTGTGCGCTCAGACCTTGGTGTAGTGGAACTGCATGGGGTCATCGGTGGACAGAGAGACCACCAGGCCTTTCTTGTGGAACTCCAGCAGGGGGTTCTTGGCGTATTCCAGGAACAGGCTGTTGTTACTGAGAGGGGACATGGCGATGGGGATCTGGGTCAGGAAGTACAGGTACTGCAGCACAGGACTCTGGTGGTGGAGGATGGAGAGGTATGATCAGTTTAGGCGATCAGGTTCAtgttatgtctcgtcgtgtctgttaagctgtttaTTTCACTAGCATCAAGTTCTGTCTCGCagttcctgttttattgtgaaaccctgacttcctggtgtttttcccgcctgtctgattgtctgccccgccctgattgtctccacctgttccttgttacctcatgtatatatagtctgcgaccttcatgtttcatgtcagtcctGCATTACTACCTAGTCTACCTTTGAGAGCACTTTGATATCCTAGTTTTGTGAGAATTAATTaaccttagcgtcttttgtttgttttgtgaaaacTGTGCGccttttgttcatctttttgtATTGAGAACCTTTTTCTGTTATTAAATCAGTCTTGAGCCTTTTCCAACACTGGTCTGcttgagtcgtgcatttgagtccagttCCTCGTGCCTGAGCGCTTGTGTCAGTTCAGTCAGCAGTTATTCACACTCTTGGACGCATGATGCTGTCTAGTGAACCAGCCCGTGCTTCACCAGTTTTGATCAGAACCATTGTAATCAAGGATGTGTCATCTAGGGCGTTGCACAGCGCACAACGgaggtaaacagcagcagcaagatgAACAATCACAAGGATTACCTGTGAGCTTTAGTTCTGTTATTACctatatttgtttttatccagAGAACAGGCACAGACCAACTATCAATGATAAGAAGATGTAGAAGACTATCAGGTGGAGGACAAATGGCCTTCTCCatcctgtgtttccagctgtagAATATGAGACTGCCACTGATGTCCTCACATCAGGGAAAACCTCTTGTGGAACCAGCTTTTCTGGTTCGAAGCCAATATGTTTTTAGTGAAAATGCTCCGAACGGTTCAGAATTAGGTGCACTCACTTGAACAAAACCACGTTAGTGGGAAAGAGTTTTTTTAGAATCAGCTAGTTTCAATCAGATAGTTTCAAAATACGCTTTATCAAGATCAAATACTTTCAGTGCATCAGATAAGTGATTGTGCCAAGAAAAACCTCTTTGTTAACTGGCTTTAATGTCTCCAGTGTAGAGAGGCACGTCCTAGGTATAATTTCGTATTCAGGACAGTGGAAACCTTACGGTTCCTTTATCAGTCTGACACCTAGGAATTGGTGTTCGATCATGTGTCAGTGAATGTATGTATTACATATGAGTGGTGCTGAATTAAAGTATTAATTTACAGCAAGTGACACGCTGCCATGTTTTCACGTAAAGAGGGGACTGACCTTCTTGAGGTTAAGGCCATGAGAGATGTTATCAGCAGTCATGAAGGCAGCCAGCAGATGGGTGATGGCACCAGCCTCACCACAGTGAGGcctgaacatgaatgtgttcatcCCCCTCTGTCTGGAAAATACAAGATAAATAGATATTATAGACCACGGAAAGGAAACGCAGTCTTAGAGGAACTTATTGTCCACTTATCATCAAATATGCACCCCCTGTGAGAATTTACAGAGAAGAAGACGAGCTATAAAGAAATATAAAGGGAAAGTATTTAggataaaaacatattttgtgcCAGTGatcttttggaaaaaaacagcaaacatgtaATAATTATCTTCCAGCACTACAcgcaaatgcaaaaaaagacagaactgAGTGGACAGAGACGAGATTACTGACCTGCGCAGCTGGTTGAGCACGGCGATGTTGGCGTACATGTAGTAGATGTAGTAGGTGTAGGAGGGGTTCTTGACGATGTCCCACTCCTCTGGTTTGGGGCTCTTGGTGGAGAACATGTGACCACTGTGCTTGGACTCATCGTCCACACTGTCGAAACCTGTCACCTAGACACCAGGAGGCAAACGTTGAATtacagaggggagagaggggccGCTTTCCTCCACAGGTTATTCCGGGTTCTTCAGCTCTTGGACAGCTGTGATACTTGCAAATGGTGGCTGTGAAGACCATTAATTTAGCAGCTGTGGCTGTAGTTTCACCATTAATCTTACCAGATGTATATTATTTTAGATATTCTGGGAAGCTTTTGCAATTTTTCTAAGTGAAGGGATGGCTCCAAAGAAAATATTGCTAATGCTAGAGAGGGCCATACTTTTTTATATGGTAAAATATAGATTCAGCACCCCTCCAAGCACCAGTAATTCTCATACAGTCCTTAATTCATGGCAAGGAAATCTGTCCTTTTAGATCAGATTCAGCACCTCGTTGTGTCTGAGCTGAACGCTTTTTGGGACTGTTTCTGACTCACATGCTTGAGGAAGAGGCTGAGCTCTGGGTTGGACTGTGGGTCGATGGTAGCCTGGAACACGGGAAGGAAAATGTTCTCCAGCATCTTGCCAAAGTGGGGCACAAAGTTCCTGCCTCTGAAGATGTCGCTAAGATTGAAGGAGGACAAAATAAATTCGTTAACATGTGACTTTTagctttcagctgtttttaacaaCTGTCAACAATTTGACACTGGAAAAAAtagattgttcttttttttaatctctaatTATCCGACATAGGCTGAATAAATCTCTGTCTGTATCACAGCTGGGTCAAACTGCATGGAAGAAAGAACGGAGTGAAAACGTACTAGATCCTGGGTACTTGAATCATCCATTTGAGGTTTGGGGAGAAGACTCTGTGCTTGACGAACCAGCTGGAAAGCTTGGCCCACTCGTTGGGGTTGCAACCGTAGATGGACAGACGAGGCTCAGCATACTGGTACTTGGCATCCTCCAGGTCACTGGCTACTTCCTGGTTTACACAAAGGTCAAATCAGGCAAAAGTTTGGTACATATGATCTATTCGGCAGATCAGGACAGGCTGCTAGATAgacaaaagaaagcagaataATAGCTCCACGTGTGATGTTGGTTCATCATACTTCATGTGTCACAACACAAAGCCTGTTTTCTAGAACTGCTTTTTTGTGATGTTCCTCTTCTATTCTTTTCATATAGAAACTTGACCTTGATGATGGTGGCAAAGTACTCTCCATTGATGTGGTTCTCTGTCTTCATGTACAGGTCACGCAGCTCACTGGCTCCGACAGGGTTGTACTTGGCGTTGAACTTATCAAAGCGCTGGAAGGTTTGTCTACCCTACAAAGAGACAACAAAGAGACACGACTAGAGATTCAGATAAAGGAAGGTTGACTGAGGGCACGGGACAGTAGGGCTGATTTTTTCTAAATGCAATTTTTTGCAATAACAGCAGTtcttgaaaaagaaatgttgccGCTTTACTTTAAGGTATTGTTGTTATCCAAATATCTCAACCACTTTTGATATTTGAGTGCACTTACAATCTGAAAATCAATACTATGTGCACTTGCTCTCTAGCACAGTCAGAGAATGGCAGTGACGCGGTTTCCTTTACTAATTCTGTTTGTAGCTCTGCATTTCTTCAGTTCTCCATGTTCACATGTAAGGCTGTCACTGTTCCGACAAGTGAGTAACGTACAGCGTGCACATCCAGGGAGTCCACAGTGAGGTCATAAGGGTGCAGGTTAAGGGACTCGAAGAGCTCCTTCAAAGTGACTTCTTTGCCTTTAAGGTTGTGCACGACGCGGTCAGCGTCCACGCGGTAAGACTTCTTGATGAAGCGCAGCAGGTGCTTCTGGTTCATGCAGGCGGCAGCGTGGATGTGGGTGTCCACCTGGAGTGACAGGGACATGACAAGGAGTGGATCACTGAGGTTTTGGGTTTATGTGCTGTAATAACTCTGCTTGGTCACAAGAGGGATCTGAAGACACACGCAAGATTCATAGCAGCTGTGAGTGAGTGTATGTGCATATGACCATGTCGTTCAAATAAATATgatataaaatgttttactgcaatgaaaatgtcatttttcaaaatgttgcacTCTTGAATTACTTCTTGTGTGAACATAATGTAATTTTTGTGTTACATATAAAATCAACCATTCAAGCTGTTTTTACCTACATGTCTAAGATCTACAGTTC
Proteins encoded:
- the ampd1 gene encoding AMP deaminase 1 isoform X2, producing the protein MPKVLVPETDDRMRAFAEKVFASETKDENIRDEISMFDVAEDCPILHNEMAHHLHTEDDAEKRKRHQRSRTIAVPVASAKAAAPVVSVEVDTPTYLEVPDFQRVAIIGDYASGVTMDDFELSCKGLYRALTIREKYMKLAYQRFPRTASQYLRDIEGETFKPDDQMQPVFTSPPKNGEDPFDAKDLPKNLGYVTRMKDGLIYVYNDNAAADKHQPKDLPCPDYATFIDDMNFLIALIAQGPTKTYTHRRLKFLMSKFNVHEMLNEMEEMKELKMNPHRDFYNCRKVDTHIHAAACMNQKHLLRFIKKSYRVDADRVVHNLKGKEVTLKELFESLNLHPYDLTVDSLDVHAGRQTFQRFDKFNAKYNPVGASELRDLYMKTENHINGEYFATIIKEVASDLEDAKYQYAEPRLSIYGCNPNEWAKLSSWFVKHRVFSPNLKWMIQVPRIYDIFRGRNFVPHFGKMLENIFLPVFQATIDPQSNPELSLFLKHVTGFDSVDDESKHSGHMFSTKSPKPEEWDIVKNPSYTYYIYYMYANIAVLNQLRRQRGMNTFMFRPHCGEAGAITHLLAAFMTADNISHGLNLKKSPVLQYLYFLTQIPIAMSPLSNNSLFLEYAKNPLLEFHKKGLVVSLSTDDPMQFHYTKEPLMEEYAIAAQVFKLSTCDMCEISRNSVLQSALSDEEKSHYLGHDYLKEGPEGNDIRKTNVAQIRMAYRFETLCYELNLIKEGLKTE
- the ampd1 gene encoding AMP deaminase 1 isoform X1 — translated: MPKVLVPGQEKTDDRMRAFAEKVFASETKDENIRDEISMFDVAEDCPILHNEMAHHLHTEDDAEKRKRHQRSRTIAVPVASAKAAAPVVSVEVDTPTYLEVPDFQRVAIIGDYASGVTMDDFELSCKGLYRALTIREKYMKLAYQRFPRTASQYLRDIEGETFKPDDQMQPVFTSPPKNGEDPFDAKDLPKNLGYVTRMKDGLIYVYNDNAAADKHQPKDLPCPDYATFIDDMNFLIALIAQGPTKTYTHRRLKFLMSKFNVHEMLNEMEEMKELKMNPHRDFYNCRKVDTHIHAAACMNQKHLLRFIKKSYRVDADRVVHNLKGKEVTLKELFESLNLHPYDLTVDSLDVHAGRQTFQRFDKFNAKYNPVGASELRDLYMKTENHINGEYFATIIKEVASDLEDAKYQYAEPRLSIYGCNPNEWAKLSSWFVKHRVFSPNLKWMIQVPRIYDIFRGRNFVPHFGKMLENIFLPVFQATIDPQSNPELSLFLKHVTGFDSVDDESKHSGHMFSTKSPKPEEWDIVKNPSYTYYIYYMYANIAVLNQLRRQRGMNTFMFRPHCGEAGAITHLLAAFMTADNISHGLNLKKSPVLQYLYFLTQIPIAMSPLSNNSLFLEYAKNPLLEFHKKGLVVSLSTDDPMQFHYTKEPLMEEYAIAAQVFKLSTCDMCEISRNSVLQSALSDEEKSHYLGHDYLKEGPEGNDIRKTNVAQIRMAYRFETLCYELNLIKEGLKTE